One Helianthus annuus cultivar XRQ/B chromosome 7, HanXRQr2.0-SUNRISE, whole genome shotgun sequence genomic region harbors:
- the LOC110867839 gene encoding pre-mRNA-processing-splicing factor 8A-like isoform X2 — translation MCQLTGLCDVRGNNLTGTIPDSIGNCTSFEILDISYNQITGEIPYNIRLLRLIVDHNIADYMCSKNNVVLSYKDMSHTNSNGPMRGLQFASFVAQYYGLVLDLLFLGLTRASKIAGPP, via the exons ATGTGCCAGTTAACTGGCCTTTG TGATGTTCGGGGAAATAACTTGACCGGAACTATCCCAGATAGCATTGGTAACTGTACTAGCTTTGAGATATT AGATATATCTTACAATCAGATCACCGGTGAAATCCCCTACAATATCAG GCTTCTACGATTGATTGTTGACCACAATATTGCTGATTACATGTGTTCAAAGAACAATGTTGTGTTGTCTTACAAGGATATGAGTCACACAAACTCAAATGGGCCGATGCGTGGTCTCCAGTTTGCTTCTTTTGTAGCACAGTACTACGGGCTGGTGCTGGATCTTTTATTTCTTGGGTTGACCCGTGCGAGCAAAATTGCTGGCCCACCATAA
- the LOC110867839 gene encoding pre-mRNA-processing-splicing factor 8A-like isoform X1 → MLSFGLGGNLLTGTLSADMCQLTGLCDVRGNNLTGTIPDSIGNCTSFEILDISYNQITGEIPYNIRLLRLIVDHNIADYMCSKNNVVLSYKDMSHTNSNGPMRGLQFASFVAQYYGLVLDLLFLGLTRASKIAGPP, encoded by the exons ATGCTTAGTTT CGGCTTGGGAGGCAATTTGTTAACCGGGACTCTGTCTGCTGATATGTGCCAGTTAACTGGCCTTTG TGATGTTCGGGGAAATAACTTGACCGGAACTATCCCAGATAGCATTGGTAACTGTACTAGCTTTGAGATATT AGATATATCTTACAATCAGATCACCGGTGAAATCCCCTACAATATCAG GCTTCTACGATTGATTGTTGACCACAATATTGCTGATTACATGTGTTCAAAGAACAATGTTGTGTTGTCTTACAAGGATATGAGTCACACAAACTCAAATGGGCCGATGCGTGGTCTCCAGTTTGCTTCTTTTGTAGCACAGTACTACGGGCTGGTGCTGGATCTTTTATTTCTTGGGTTGACCCGTGCGAGCAAAATTGCTGGCCCACCATAA